The Methanoregula boonei 6A8 genome has a window encoding:
- a CDS encoding phosphoribulokinase, translating into MPRTPPFKEIIARSPLVFVIGVAGDSGSGKTTFTNAIREIFGPDLVATITLDDYHTYDREERHHLDITPLHPDANNLSGLEADVAHLKQGYAIEKPVYNHATGTFDPPIPFPSKKILILEGLHTLFTPALRDLVDFSVFVDPDREVKYAWKRQRDTGQRGYSPDEVNGEIARREADYATYIEPQRCNADAIIRIGYSKYGKDLGPAKNVYSISLLQNPMDQAVRNTSLSIDLTSLLAFHESEFSIEFSTQRIECSFLRSLTFDGEMNYDTVRNLELSIEHQTGIHPIEMFAGRKVVTPTNIVQLLLSWRIINRRIFLQDHR; encoded by the coding sequence ATGCCCCGTACTCCCCCGTTCAAGGAGATCATCGCCCGCTCTCCACTTGTCTTTGTCATCGGCGTTGCAGGTGACAGCGGATCGGGAAAAACCACATTCACCAACGCCATCCGCGAGATCTTCGGCCCTGACCTTGTTGCCACCATCACGCTGGATGACTATCACACGTATGACCGGGAGGAGCGCCACCACCTCGATATTACCCCGCTCCATCCCGATGCAAATAATCTCTCAGGGCTTGAAGCAGACGTGGCACACCTTAAACAAGGCTACGCGATTGAAAAACCGGTATACAATCATGCAACAGGCACATTCGATCCACCCATCCCGTTTCCTTCAAAAAAGATCCTGATCCTTGAAGGCCTCCACACCCTCTTTACGCCGGCTCTCCGGGATCTTGTGGATTTCTCCGTCTTTGTCGATCCGGACCGGGAGGTCAAGTATGCATGGAAACGGCAGCGCGATACCGGGCAGCGGGGGTATTCCCCGGACGAGGTCAACGGGGAGATTGCCCGGCGCGAAGCAGATTATGCGACATATATCGAACCTCAGCGCTGCAATGCCGATGCAATTATTCGGATCGGGTACTCGAAGTACGGGAAGGATCTCGGGCCTGCAAAAAATGTATACTCCATCTCCCTGCTCCAGAACCCGATGGACCAGGCAGTCCGCAATACATCCCTCTCTATCGATCTCACCTCCCTGCTTGCCTTCCATGAAAGTGAGTTCTCTATTGAATTTTCAACGCAGAGGATCGAATGTTCTTTTTTGCGCTCACTCACCTTTGACGGGGAGATGAATTACGATACGGTCCGTAATCTGGAACTCTCAATCGAGCACCAGACCGGAATCCACCCTATAGAGATGTTTGCCGGGCGAAAGGTTGTGACCCCGACCAATATTGTCCAGCTGCTCCTCTCGTGGCGGATCATCAACCGGCGGATTTTCCTGCAGGACCACAGATAA
- the argS gene encoding arginine--tRNA ligase, whose protein sequence is MVVDTTAAIKRALSECTGLAEIPLVDGGEHADLATTVAFALAKTKKQAPVKIAQDVVAALKNNRELSDLGVTVEAKGPYINFVFGSAYVTAALKAAVQPGYGSFPAKESPRIVLEHTSANPNGPLHVGHIRNSIIGDSLARAFRKAGYPLEVEYYVNDMGRQIAIVTWGFDHLEHGQHESEKEDAHIARVYIAANREIEKDPGITKQVDKLMELVESGDPETVKKFRREVSRCLDGFAVTLKNLNVKHDRFVWESDFVKNGDTKAVIAKIENLPQATHEGTLLALDLAEFGFTNKYVMRRSDGTSVYAARDLAFHTWKNQNFDRAIDVLGADHKLIGAQLQCTMQLLGEKAPEIVHFEFVSLPEGSMSTRAGKFVSADELIDEVTKRAFDEVTTRRPELDEATRRNIADSVARAGIRYDIVKISPEKSTVFDWKQALDFERQSGPYIQYAHARACSILEKAGAFEECYDLATEQEIILAKKIAKFPSVIEKVVTELRPHLLATYAHELADTFNTFYHYEPVLKSEGEVRDRRLTLVKAVQNTLQESLETLGIDAIHTM, encoded by the coding sequence ATGGTTGTGGACACGACAGCGGCAATAAAGAGGGCACTTTCCGAATGCACGGGACTCGCGGAGATCCCGCTTGTTGACGGTGGCGAACATGCAGACCTTGCAACGACCGTCGCGTTCGCTCTTGCAAAGACAAAAAAACAGGCACCGGTGAAGATCGCGCAGGACGTTGTCGCGGCGCTCAAAAACAACCGGGAACTCTCTGACCTTGGCGTGACGGTCGAGGCAAAAGGCCCGTATATCAATTTCGTCTTCGGGAGCGCCTACGTGACTGCGGCACTGAAGGCTGCAGTGCAGCCGGGGTACGGCTCCTTCCCGGCAAAGGAATCTCCCCGGATAGTACTTGAACATACAAGCGCAAACCCCAACGGTCCGCTCCATGTGGGCCACATCCGGAACTCGATCATCGGTGATTCGCTTGCCCGGGCGTTCAGGAAGGCCGGCTACCCGCTCGAAGTTGAATATTATGTCAACGACATGGGCCGGCAGATAGCAATTGTCACGTGGGGCTTTGACCACCTCGAACATGGGCAGCACGAGAGCGAGAAAGAGGATGCCCACATTGCGCGGGTCTACATTGCGGCCAACCGGGAGATCGAAAAGGATCCCGGGATCACAAAGCAGGTCGACAAGCTTATGGAACTTGTCGAGAGCGGCGATCCTGAGACCGTGAAGAAATTCCGGCGCGAGGTCTCCCGCTGTCTTGACGGTTTTGCGGTTACCTTAAAAAATCTCAACGTGAAGCACGACCGCTTCGTCTGGGAGAGTGACTTTGTGAAAAACGGCGACACAAAGGCTGTCATCGCAAAGATCGAAAATCTCCCGCAGGCAACCCATGAAGGTACGCTCCTTGCTCTTGACCTTGCAGAATTCGGATTTACCAACAAGTACGTGATGCGGCGGAGCGATGGTACCTCGGTGTACGCGGCCCGCGACCTTGCCTTCCATACGTGGAAGAACCAAAACTTCGACCGTGCGATCGATGTGCTGGGCGCCGACCACAAGCTGATCGGGGCGCAACTCCAGTGCACTATGCAGCTGCTCGGCGAGAAGGCCCCGGAGATCGTGCACTTCGAATTTGTCTCGCTTCCTGAAGGCTCGATGAGCACCCGGGCCGGGAAGTTCGTCTCGGCCGATGAATTGATCGATGAAGTGACCAAACGTGCCTTTGACGAGGTCACCACACGGAGGCCGGAGCTGGATGAGGCTACCCGCAGGAATATCGCAGACTCCGTTGCCCGGGCCGGTATCCGGTACGATATCGTGAAGATCTCGCCCGAGAAGAGCACGGTCTTTGACTGGAAGCAGGCGCTGGACTTCGAGCGCCAGAGCGGGCCCTATATCCAGTACGCCCACGCCCGTGCGTGCAGCATCCTTGAAAAAGCCGGTGCTTTTGAGGAATGCTATGATCTCGCGACCGAACAGGAGATCATCCTCGCAAAGAAGATCGCAAAGTTCCCGAGCGTGATCGAGAAAGTGGTTACCGAGCTCCGCCCGCACCTGCTTGCCACCTATGCCCACGAACTGGCAGACACCTTCAACACATTCTACCACTACGAGCCGGTCTTAAAAAGTGAGGGCGAAGTGAGGGACCGTCGCCTTACTCTCGTAAAAGCCGTGCAGAACACCCTACAAGAGTCCCTTGAGACGCTTGGGATCGATGCCATCCACACCATGTGA
- a CDS encoding sensor histidine kinase has translation MISVLYVEPDARMQEEVRGFLESDPGIRVVTLGSAYEALDLIRERRFDVIVSESCLPVTDGQAFLEVLRLGRKESTPFIIFAKKSSHNDAIRALNTGATYYLLKGTDPEKVFPVLRHYVTQAVNQHRIKEELEKSEKRYRSVVEDQSEFIVRFRPDGRLVFANGAYCRYVSLNEKELIFGKTVDLPPFGQKDLFLQDLRALSPDAPTSTLELPWILPDGRVAWQNWENRAIFDAEGKIIEYQSVGRDITERKTAEFALREALRNLGIMNSITRHDILNQLTGMFGYLESCLNASTDPRVRESLGKAISTAETMKTQILFTRDYQEIGNAAPRWQNAEEIFSRAAGSLALSRMTLEIHLDNLWVYADPLIEKVFFNLLENSLRHGERVSVIRVFSREDDHGLMVVYEDNGIGVPAGAKEKIFRREYFQNTGLGLYLSREILAITKMEIQETGIPGEGARFEIFVPKGSYGTRV, from the coding sequence ATGATTTCCGTTCTGTACGTTGAGCCGGATGCCCGTATGCAGGAAGAGGTCCGCGGGTTCCTTGAGTCTGACCCCGGGATCCGGGTAGTGACGCTCGGATCTGCGTACGAAGCCCTGGATCTTATCCGGGAACGCCGGTTCGATGTCATTGTGTCCGAGTCCTGCCTGCCGGTGACGGATGGGCAGGCTTTCCTTGAGGTCTTACGGTTGGGGCGTAAGGAATCAACCCCCTTTATTATTTTTGCAAAAAAATCCAGCCATAATGACGCCATCCGGGCGCTCAACACCGGTGCAACCTATTACCTTCTCAAAGGGACGGATCCGGAAAAAGTGTTTCCGGTACTCAGGCATTATGTCACGCAGGCCGTAAATCAGCACCGGATCAAGGAGGAACTTGAAAAAAGCGAGAAGCGGTATCGGAGCGTTGTGGAGGACCAGTCTGAATTTATTGTCCGGTTCCGGCCTGACGGCAGACTGGTCTTTGCAAACGGGGCTTATTGCCGTTACGTCTCCCTGAATGAGAAAGAATTAATCTTTGGGAAAACGGTCGATCTGCCGCCATTCGGCCAGAAGGACCTCTTTTTACAGGACCTCCGCGCACTTTCCCCGGATGCCCCGACCAGTACCCTGGAACTGCCGTGGATCCTTCCCGATGGCAGGGTGGCATGGCAGAACTGGGAAAACCGGGCGATCTTTGATGCCGAAGGAAAGATCATCGAATACCAGTCCGTAGGAAGGGACATCACAGAGCGGAAGACTGCGGAATTTGCACTCCGTGAAGCCCTCAGGAACCTTGGGATAATGAACTCGATCACCCGCCATGACATCCTCAACCAGCTCACCGGGATGTTCGGGTACCTGGAGTCCTGCCTCAATGCCAGTACAGATCCCCGGGTCCGCGAATCCCTGGGTAAGGCGATCTCGACCGCAGAGACTATGAAGACCCAGATCCTCTTTACCCGGGACTACCAGGAGATCGGGAACGCTGCGCCCCGTTGGCAGAATGCGGAGGAGATCTTCTCCCGGGCTGCAGGCAGCCTCGCCCTTTCCCGTATGACGCTCGAAATTCACCTCGATAATCTCTGGGTCTATGCGGATCCCTTAATAGAGAAGGTCTTTTTCAACCTCCTGGAAAACTCCTTGCGTCATGGGGAAAGGGTCTCCGTTATCCGGGTATTCTCACGTGAGGATGACCACGGCCTTATGGTTGTGTACGAGGATAACGGCATAGGTGTCCCGGCCGGTGCAAAAGAGAAGATCTTCCGGCGAGAGTACTTCCAGAATACCGGTCTTGGCCTGTACCTGAGCCGGGAGATCCTGGCGATTACCAAGATGGAGATCCAGGAGACCGGCATCCCGGGTGAGGGTGCCCGGTTTGAGATCTTTGTCCCGAAAGGATCATACGGGACTCGGGTCTAG
- the sepS gene encoding O-phosphoserine--tRNA ligase, whose translation MRFNPQDWKEKSHTNFEGAWHDGPSVITPPGEDKKYPRLRYTRAQPHPIFATINRLREIYLSMGFDECENPVIVEESDIYRQFGPEAMAVLDRVFYIGGLPRPNVGISRKQLDEINDILQSHRSPLVHGHEIPAGDSGNKEPFRPMSRETEEQLRETLHAYKKSEIDGDELTHELAKVLGVDDGIVVHILDSVFPEFRSLVPESSRSTLRSHMTSGWFMTLGSLWERTPLPIKLFSVDRCFRREQAEGPTRLMTYHSASCVVAREDVTIEDGKAVSEALLSAFGYEDFRFQPDDKRSKYYMPDSQTEVYAKHPVHGWVEVATFGMYSPSALGEYGIGVPVMNLGLGVERLAMIAYNANDVRQLSYPQFFPRLAGDREIACAVHLREEPVTVEGKALALAIARVAAAHATEQGPCSFTVWEGTLYGRNVNVIIEETEANAKLCGPACANEIFVHEGNILGVPDNEKWKDVRIKGIPTGISYLSAVSALAAANIEHAARCGTGTQVQVKMAKHPGDINLKIEEYAMRTITDTKKKVDVRGPVFLAVRSEIAE comes from the coding sequence ATGAGATTCAACCCACAGGACTGGAAAGAGAAATCCCATACGAATTTCGAAGGCGCATGGCACGATGGCCCGTCGGTAATTACGCCGCCGGGGGAAGACAAAAAATATCCCCGCCTCCGGTACACGCGTGCACAGCCGCACCCGATCTTTGCAACCATCAACCGGCTGCGCGAGATCTACCTCTCAATGGGATTTGACGAATGTGAGAACCCGGTGATTGTGGAGGAGAGCGACATCTACCGACAGTTCGGTCCCGAGGCAATGGCGGTGCTGGACCGGGTCTTCTACATTGGCGGACTCCCGCGCCCGAACGTCGGGATCTCCAGAAAACAGCTGGACGAGATCAACGATATCCTCCAGAGTCACCGGAGCCCGCTTGTCCATGGACATGAGATCCCGGCAGGCGATAGCGGGAATAAAGAACCGTTCCGTCCGATGAGCAGGGAAACCGAAGAGCAACTCCGCGAAACCCTCCATGCGTACAAAAAATCAGAGATCGACGGGGACGAACTCACCCATGAGCTGGCAAAAGTCCTTGGGGTCGATGACGGAATTGTCGTACATATCCTCGATTCAGTCTTCCCAGAATTCAGGTCGCTCGTGCCCGAGTCCTCGCGCAGCACGCTGCGCAGCCACATGACCAGCGGCTGGTTCATGACCCTTGGCTCCCTCTGGGAGCGCACGCCACTCCCCATAAAACTCTTCTCGGTAGACCGCTGCTTCCGGCGCGAACAGGCAGAAGGTCCGACCCGGCTCATGACTTACCACTCCGCGTCCTGTGTTGTGGCAAGAGAAGATGTCACCATCGAAGATGGCAAAGCGGTAAGCGAAGCGCTCCTCTCTGCATTCGGGTACGAGGACTTCCGGTTCCAGCCCGATGACAAACGCTCCAAGTACTATATGCCGGATTCTCAGACTGAAGTGTACGCAAAACATCCGGTGCACGGCTGGGTCGAGGTAGCAACCTTTGGCATGTACTCTCCGTCGGCCCTGGGGGAGTACGGGATCGGTGTCCCGGTCATGAACCTCGGCCTTGGGGTCGAGCGGCTCGCGATGATCGCGTACAATGCAAACGATGTCCGGCAGCTCTCGTATCCCCAGTTCTTCCCGCGCCTTGCGGGGGACCGGGAGATCGCATGCGCCGTGCACCTCAGGGAGGAGCCTGTTACCGTCGAGGGGAAAGCACTTGCGCTCGCAATTGCCCGGGTGGCCGCGGCACATGCCACGGAACAAGGCCCCTGCTCCTTTACCGTATGGGAAGGTACCCTCTATGGCAGGAACGTGAACGTGATCATTGAGGAGACCGAAGCCAATGCAAAACTCTGCGGTCCTGCATGTGCAAACGAGATCTTTGTCCACGAGGGAAATATCCTTGGCGTCCCTGACAACGAGAAATGGAAGGACGTGCGCATAAAAGGTATCCCGACCGGAATCTCCTACCTGAGTGCGGTCTCCGCTCTGGCTGCGGCAAACATTGAACATGCGGCCCGGTGCGGTACCGGCACCCAGGTCCAGGTCAAGATGGCAAAGCATCCCGGTGATATTAACCTTAAGATCGAAGAGTACGCGATGAGGACGATCACGGATACCAAAAAGAAAGTCGATGTCCGCGGCCCGGTCTTTCTGGCAGTCCGATCAGAGATCGCGGAATAA
- a CDS encoding DEAD/DEAH box helicase, which produces MAVADVVHFISTNPVYRSRVACHNVTDPEPAAYGKLDRPLPDALDAYLAHAGIRLFTHQCEAVNLLREHRNVIITTPTASGKTLAFNLPVFERMSADPDARALYLYPTKALANDQLATLLAMEKFTGIPVKSAIYDGDTPQSKRSAIREHARIVISNPYELHQVLSWHSKWSPFFSNLQYVVLDEAHRYRGIFGSQIALLVRRLRRLARYYGTDPQFVLSSATLANPEEFAKRLAGLPFVQVESDGSPRGRRHFVLYNPFFDGVGERSAHQESKDLLVSCVKGDLQALCFAGSRKIAELVALWAKEDLRRNSPRLAESVLAYRAGYLPEERRWIESRLKGREIRGVVSTNALELGIDIGSLDAVIIDGYPGTMMSTRQQAGRAGRKAGESLAVLVAQANPLDQYFMHHPEEFFSRPHEHAIIDTQNPYIVSGHLLCAAAELPLHEEKDREFFGDRFSPVLSDLAGSGLLSRTSRGFVYAGRGRAAEAVTLDGMAAESFRILCEGRVLETMDRAQAYREAHKGAIMLHQGITYVVNEMDLENHTVRVSETDVDYYTQPLKDTSLKVLETLETREIHGVTCAFGNVEVTERYTAYKIKKGDTVLGVEPLDLPPITFRTKAFWLVVPETLATPVCASGLDLAGGLHGAEHALIALMPFFVLCDRWDIGGLSCPVFGESGEPMIFIYDGYEGGIGLAEKAYTLLPELFTRTHEMVRDCTCKKGCPSCIYSPKCGNDNIPLDKEATVMILAGLAAAGAGNITMPGQAGIIPGAGPVAQ; this is translated from the coding sequence GTGGCCGTTGCTGATGTGGTGCACTTCATCAGCACCAATCCCGTGTACCGCAGCCGGGTCGCCTGCCACAACGTTACGGACCCGGAACCGGCAGCGTACGGGAAGCTCGACCGGCCTCTTCCCGATGCGCTTGATGCATACCTGGCCCATGCCGGTATCCGGCTCTTCACCCACCAGTGCGAGGCAGTCAACCTCCTCCGCGAACACAGGAACGTGATCATCACAACCCCGACGGCGAGTGGGAAGACCCTTGCATTCAACCTCCCGGTCTTTGAGCGTATGTCAGCAGACCCGGATGCCCGGGCGCTCTACCTCTACCCCACAAAAGCGCTTGCAAACGACCAGCTCGCAACGCTCCTTGCAATGGAAAAGTTCACCGGTATCCCGGTAAAATCCGCGATCTACGATGGGGATACCCCGCAGTCGAAAAGGTCCGCGATCCGGGAGCACGCCCGGATCGTGATCTCGAACCCGTACGAACTCCACCAGGTCCTCTCCTGGCACAGTAAATGGAGCCCGTTTTTCTCAAACCTCCAGTACGTTGTGCTGGACGAAGCCCACCGGTACCGGGGGATCTTCGGCTCGCAAATCGCGCTTCTCGTTCGAAGACTCCGCCGGCTTGCCCGGTATTATGGCACCGATCCACAGTTCGTGCTTTCGAGTGCAACGCTCGCAAACCCGGAGGAATTTGCAAAAAGACTTGCTGGCCTGCCCTTCGTGCAGGTGGAAAGCGATGGTTCCCCGCGGGGCAGACGACACTTTGTCCTCTATAACCCATTTTTCGATGGCGTTGGCGAGCGCTCCGCCCATCAGGAATCAAAGGATCTTCTCGTTTCCTGTGTCAAAGGCGACCTCCAGGCGCTCTGCTTTGCCGGTTCCCGAAAGATCGCGGAGCTCGTTGCGCTCTGGGCAAAAGAGGACCTCCGGCGCAATTCCCCCCGGCTCGCAGAAAGTGTCCTTGCCTACCGGGCCGGCTACCTCCCCGAAGAGCGCCGCTGGATCGAGAGCCGGCTCAAAGGCCGGGAGATCAGGGGAGTTGTCTCGACAAACGCGCTCGAACTCGGGATTGATATCGGGTCGCTCGATGCGGTGATTATCGACGGTTACCCGGGCACGATGATGTCCACCCGGCAGCAGGCCGGCCGGGCGGGGAGAAAGGCCGGTGAGTCGCTTGCGGTGCTCGTTGCGCAGGCAAACCCGCTCGACCAGTACTTCATGCACCACCCGGAAGAGTTTTTCTCCCGGCCCCACGAGCATGCGATCATCGATACGCAAAACCCGTACATCGTCTCCGGTCACCTCCTGTGCGCAGCAGCGGAACTTCCCCTCCATGAAGAAAAGGACCGGGAATTTTTCGGTGACCGGTTCTCCCCGGTGCTTTCAGATCTTGCCGGGAGCGGGCTTCTCTCCCGCACCTCCCGGGGCTTTGTGTATGCCGGGAGAGGCCGGGCCGCGGAGGCGGTCACACTTGACGGGATGGCCGCGGAGAGCTTCCGGATCCTCTGCGAGGGCCGGGTGCTTGAAACCATGGACCGGGCGCAGGCATACCGCGAGGCGCACAAGGGGGCGATCATGCTCCACCAGGGCATCACGTACGTGGTAAATGAGATGGACCTTGAGAACCACACTGTCCGGGTGAGTGAAACGGATGTCGATTACTATACGCAGCCGCTCAAGGACACAAGCCTGAAGGTTCTCGAAACGCTTGAAACCCGGGAGATACACGGTGTCACCTGTGCATTCGGCAACGTGGAAGTGACCGAGCGGTACACCGCGTACAAGATTAAGAAGGGCGATACGGTCCTTGGCGTCGAACCGCTCGATCTACCGCCGATCACGTTCCGGACCAAAGCCTTCTGGCTGGTTGTCCCCGAGACTCTTGCCACACCGGTCTGTGCCAGCGGCCTCGACCTTGCGGGCGGGCTGCACGGGGCCGAGCATGCACTCATCGCGCTCATGCCCTTCTTTGTTCTCTGCGACCGCTGGGATATCGGCGGCCTCTCGTGTCCTGTATTTGGGGAGAGCGGCGAGCCGATGATCTTTATCTACGATGGGTACGAGGGCGGCATCGGCCTTGCAGAGAAGGCATACACGCTGCTTCCGGAGCTTTTCACCCGCACGCACGAGATGGTGCGCGACTGTACGTGCAAGAAAGGCTGCCCGTCCTGCATCTACTCCCCCAAGTGCGGGAACGATAATATCCCGCTCGACAAGGAGGCAACGGTCATGATCCTTGCCGGGCTTGCAGCGGCCGGGGCCGGAAATATTACCATGCCCGGACAGGCCGGCATCATCCCGGGCGCCGGGCCGGTGGCACAATAA
- a CDS encoding ribonuclease H-like domain-containing protein: MAGMQAESRIGEIWQQRMAALREYSVVRDGNVFGAGLAGSCLFSSEYDRARALLGRLVSQYDNVSFESLFPGSEIETENGTCLALEHREAFAAPPLDGERLSAEMLADLTLVRGIGERSAARLRARGWKTIADLANHPRFRYAAREVLERLSRADPREIMDLAGNRHAKSHPFVLGAAGAFSPQDFVFLDIETLGLFSRPIILFGVGTVEERNFVVRQYLLRDIGEEAAALTALAGHFARQKKALVTFNGKAFDLPYVQDRLAYYGIPPVSRVPHFDVLHFARRRWKGQYPSCRLGELESAILGVGRENDVPGQMVPEFYETYLRTNNCGPLVPIVHHNRQDVISTAHLFFYLLGETCGRC, encoded by the coding sequence ATGGCCGGCATGCAGGCTGAAAGCAGGATAGGGGAGATCTGGCAGCAGAGGATGGCTGCATTGCGGGAGTACAGCGTGGTCCGCGACGGGAACGTCTTTGGAGCGGGACTTGCCGGTTCCTGCCTGTTCTCTTCCGAATACGACCGGGCCCGGGCCCTTTTGGGGAGACTGGTATCACAGTACGACAATGTCTCGTTTGAATCCCTGTTTCCCGGTAGCGAGATCGAAACAGAAAACGGGACCTGCCTTGCCCTCGAACACCGCGAGGCATTTGCTGCCCCTCCCCTTGACGGGGAGCGTCTTAGTGCGGAGATGCTTGCCGACCTCACGCTGGTCCGGGGGATCGGGGAGCGCTCTGCAGCCCGGCTCAGGGCCCGGGGCTGGAAAACGATAGCCGACCTCGCAAACCACCCCCGGTTCCGGTACGCGGCACGTGAGGTGCTCGAACGCCTTAGCCGTGCCGATCCCCGTGAGATCATGGACCTTGCCGGCAACCGGCATGCAAAGTCCCACCCGTTCGTGCTCGGGGCGGCCGGTGCGTTTTCACCTCAAGATTTCGTATTCCTCGATATCGAGACGCTCGGCCTCTTCTCCCGGCCCATCATCCTCTTTGGGGTCGGGACCGTTGAAGAAAGGAACTTCGTTGTCCGCCAGTACCTGCTCCGCGACATCGGCGAGGAGGCAGCCGCACTCACGGCACTGGCAGGCCATTTTGCCAGACAGAAAAAAGCGCTTGTCACCTTCAACGGCAAAGCGTTCGACCTCCCGTACGTGCAGGACCGGCTTGCATACTATGGCATCCCCCCGGTTTCCCGGGTCCCGCACTTCGATGTCCTGCACTTTGCCCGGCGCCGGTGGAAGGGGCAGTATCCCTCCTGCCGTCTCGGGGAACTCGAATCCGCAATTCTCGGTGTCGGGCGGGAAAACGATGTGCCGGGCCAGATGGTCCCCGAGTTCTACGAGACTTACCTGCGGACAAATAACTGCGGCCCGCTCGTCCCCATCGTCCACCACAACCGGCAGGACGTGATATCAACGGCGCACCTCTTCTTTTACCTGCTGGGGGAGACCTGTGGCCGTTGCTGA
- a CDS encoding helix-turn-helix transcriptional regulator — MQTKIKECRARYSLTQDELAKKVGVRRETIVFLEQGKYNPSLKLAHDVAKTLHTTIDELFIFDDDEPGPESRVVLVD; from the coding sequence ATGCAGACGAAAATAAAGGAATGCCGGGCCCGGTACTCCCTCACTCAGGATGAACTCGCCAAAAAGGTGGGCGTGCGGCGCGAAACGATCGTCTTTCTCGAACAGGGGAAGTACAACCCGTCGCTCAAACTTGCGCACGATGTGGCAAAAACCCTGCATACGACCATCGACGAGCTCTTTATCTTCGACGACGATGAGCCCGGGCCCGAGAGCAGGGTCGTGCTTGTGGACTAA
- the twy1 gene encoding 4-demethylwyosine synthase TYW1, with translation MPSTPCDARIRQGYLFFSPKSSAALKPCLWCKRALTGGDMCYKHQFYGIDSHRCVQMTPTLRCNQRCLFCWRSFEHEVEEEEECPPETILAGVPKLQKKALAGYNSVLGNTVTDERWQEALKPRHVAISLSGEPTLYSRLPELVDLFNANGYTTFVVSNGTNPDMIARCRPFQQYISLDAPDCETYERACRPMGNAEAFWDRIRESLGKLRAKRSAVRITLVAGVNDTDPEGYARIIQDSGATYVEVKGYMYLGYSRNRLQRNNMPEHAQVRDFAERVSASCDYTIRDENPLSRVVCMEREEQ, from the coding sequence ATGCCATCCACACCATGTGACGCCCGGATACGGCAAGGGTATCTTTTTTTTTCACCAAAGTCGTCCGCTGCACTCAAGCCCTGCCTCTGGTGCAAGCGGGCGCTTACCGGCGGGGATATGTGCTACAAGCACCAGTTCTACGGAATTGACAGCCACCGCTGCGTCCAGATGACGCCCACCCTCCGCTGCAACCAGCGCTGCCTCTTCTGCTGGCGTTCGTTTGAGCACGAAGTGGAAGAGGAGGAAGAGTGCCCTCCGGAAACGATCCTCGCAGGAGTGCCCAAGCTCCAGAAAAAGGCTCTCGCCGGCTACAATTCTGTACTCGGCAACACCGTGACGGATGAGCGCTGGCAGGAGGCGCTCAAACCCCGGCATGTTGCGATCTCCCTTTCGGGCGAGCCCACGCTCTACAGCCGGCTCCCGGAACTGGTCGACCTCTTCAACGCGAACGGGTACACGACGTTTGTGGTCAGCAACGGCACAAACCCGGATATGATTGCTCGGTGCCGGCCGTTTCAACAGTATATTTCGCTCGATGCGCCGGACTGTGAAACCTACGAGAGGGCCTGCCGGCCCATGGGTAATGCCGAAGCGTTCTGGGATCGGATCCGGGAGAGCCTTGGCAAGCTCCGGGCAAAAAGATCTGCGGTACGGATAACGCTTGTTGCCGGCGTCAACGATACGGACCCGGAAGGATATGCCCGGATCATACAGGACTCAGGGGCCACCTATGTCGAGGTAAAAGGATACATGTATCTGGGATACAGTAGAAACCGTTTGCAACGGAATAACATGCCGGAACATGCACAGGTGCGGGACTTTGCAGAGAGGGTCTCCGCATCGTGCGATTATACCATCCGGGATGAAAACCCCTTAAGCAGGGTCGTCTGCATGGAGCGCGAGGAACAATGA